From a single Nicotiana tomentosiformis chromosome 2, ASM39032v3, whole genome shotgun sequence genomic region:
- the LOC104116320 gene encoding uncharacterized protein — translation MHHSSVKSIFVEEKNKLNNGGNNVPPICPKPRRPGSTIPEFLKSLNYNDNSQKNFDGRSGILNIVADKTRDGRKSPLYYSGSPPGRTDNPLVHDVQFIQQMEYFSPLTRTNLSDKFGFTSVSPA, via the exons ATGCATCATTCTTCAGTGAAGAGCATTTTTGTTGAGGAGAAAAATAAGCTGAACAATGGAGGAAATAATGTGCCACCTATTTGCCCTAAACCTAGAAGACCTGGTTCAACTATTCCTGAATTCCTCAAATCCCTGAATTACAACGATAATAG CCAGAAGAATTTTGATGGAAGAAGTGGGATTCTCAACATCGTTGCTGATAAG ACAAGAGATGGAAGAAAATCGCCATTATATTACTCGGGGTCTCCTCCGGGGAGAACAGATAATCCTTTGGTTCACGACGTGCAATTTATTCAGCAAATGGAGTATTTTTCACCTTTGACAAGAACTAATTTATCTGATAAATTTGGATTTACCTCTGTCTCTCCAGCTTGA